Proteins encoded within one genomic window of Pseudobdellovibrionaceae bacterium:
- a CDS encoding Dam family site-specific DNA-(adenine-N6)-methyltransferase, producing MSIETKQLDFGLRSSVEPEFRAEPFIKWAGGKQALVSQLLPHFPKTYKRYLEPFIGGGAVFFSLRHPVAVISDQNEWLIDTYEAIRDDWKAVATKLERLPNTKEDFLRIRAISPKTLDLVTRAAHFVYLNKTCFRGLFRVNQKGQFNVPYGAYDRRYFDPDNFRAVSKALAGTTILRGDFEGAVIGCEEGDFIYFDPPYYKLGGYADFNRYTAGQFREKDQVRLAALCNELTERGVKWALSNSDTPFIRAIYKQYRLEPVRARREINLNSQDRDVAELLVLNY from the coding sequence ATGAGTATCGAAACGAAGCAGCTAGATTTTGGCCTCCGATCTTCCGTTGAACCCGAGTTCCGGGCCGAGCCTTTCATTAAATGGGCTGGAGGGAAGCAGGCTCTCGTCTCGCAACTTCTTCCGCATTTCCCGAAGACGTATAAGCGTTATTTAGAGCCCTTCATCGGCGGCGGGGCAGTTTTCTTTTCCTTGCGGCATCCCGTGGCTGTGATCTCAGATCAGAACGAGTGGCTGATCGACACCTACGAGGCCATTCGCGACGATTGGAAGGCTGTCGCTACGAAACTAGAGCGGCTTCCCAATACCAAGGAAGATTTCCTGCGGATTCGAGCGATCTCCCCGAAGACGTTGGATCTAGTTACGAGGGCAGCCCACTTCGTTTATCTGAACAAGACCTGCTTCCGTGGCCTCTTTCGTGTGAATCAGAAGGGCCAGTTCAATGTTCCTTATGGCGCATATGATCGCAGGTATTTCGACCCTGATAACTTCCGCGCGGTTTCTAAGGCATTGGCGGGAACGACGATCCTGCGGGGGGATTTTGAGGGTGCCGTTATCGGCTGTGAAGAGGGCGATTTCATTTATTTCGATCCGCCTTATTACAAGCTGGGCGGTTATGCCGACTTCAATCGCTATACGGCCGGCCAGTTCCGCGAGAAAGATCAGGTTCGCCTGGCTGCTCTTTGCAATGAGCTTACGGAACGCGGAGTGAAGTGGGCTCTTAGCAATAGCGATACGCCGTTTATTCGTGCCATTTACAAGCAATACCGCCTAGAGCCGGTTAGGGCCCGCCGCGAGATCAATCTTAACTCGCAAGATCGAGATGTGGCGGAGCTGTTGGTGCTGAACTACTAG
- a CDS encoding helix-turn-helix transcriptional regulator, translating into MAETKHPECVQFGQRLRILRKQKGYSQEGFALHAEVHRTYLGGLERGERNPTLTVLVKIARALGVPTSRLLQGVGGGDDA; encoded by the coding sequence ATGGCTGAAACCAAACATCCGGAATGCGTTCAATTCGGACAGCGTCTCCGGATTCTCCGCAAACAGAAGGGGTATTCCCAAGAAGGCTTCGCTCTTCACGCTGAAGTGCACAGAACATACCTGGGCGGACTGGAGCGTGGCGAGCGGAATCCAACCCTGACAGTTTTAGTCAAAATTGCGCGGGCTCTCGGAGTTCCAACATCGAGATTACTACAAGGCGTGGGAGGCGGAGATGACGCATAG
- a CDS encoding site-specific DNA-methyltransferase, with the protein MTHRVFVMDNRELERLEDQSVHLTVTSPPYVTTKFERDQEFDYDGFIKHFSKVCEQIFRVTVPGGRFALNVADIITKYRYTDDDTITRLPFGSDTLQVAQQAGFRLLERFIWDKGFTRNFGGPLLGSYPYPLTIFNQNYFEYIWVLQKPGKRRVKQEVREKSKFALEEWRSWTQQWWRVESISEKFKHHPAIFPVEIPYRIIRMYSYEGDTILDPYMGTGASMIAANRCNRRFVGFEIDPQCPILIEKRLDFDLQPLLETRPQYEVIQ; encoded by the coding sequence ATGACGCATAGGGTCTTCGTCATGGACAACCGCGAGCTCGAACGCCTCGAAGATCAGAGCGTGCACCTGACCGTCACCAGCCCGCCCTACGTGACGACAAAGTTCGAGCGCGATCAGGAGTTCGATTACGACGGCTTCATTAAACACTTCTCGAAAGTTTGCGAGCAGATTTTTCGTGTAACAGTGCCTGGCGGACGCTTTGCCTTGAATGTCGCCGACATCATCACGAAGTATCGCTACACCGACGACGACACAATCACCAGGCTACCCTTTGGCAGCGACACACTCCAGGTGGCGCAGCAAGCGGGCTTCAGGCTTTTGGAACGATTTATCTGGGACAAGGGCTTCACCCGAAATTTCGGCGGCCCGCTTCTCGGCAGCTATCCGTACCCGCTCACGATCTTCAATCAAAACTACTTCGAGTACATTTGGGTTCTGCAGAAGCCCGGCAAGCGCCGCGTGAAGCAGGAGGTCCGGGAAAAGAGCAAATTTGCGCTGGAGGAGTGGAGATCCTGGACTCAGCAATGGTGGCGTGTCGAAAGCATCTCTGAGAAGTTCAAACACCATCCGGCCATTTTCCCGGTCGAAATTCCTTACCGAATCATCAGAATGTATTCCTACGAGGGTGACACCATTCTTGATCCGTATATGGGCACGGGGGCCTCGATGATCGCGGCCAATCGCTGCAATCGAAGGTTCGTTGGCTTCGAGATCGACCCGCAATGCCCGATCCTGATCGAAAAACGGCTGGATTTTGATCTTCAACCCCTCCTTGAAACCCGGCCGCAGTATGAGGTCATCCAATGA
- a CDS encoding sigma-70 family RNA polymerase sigma factor: protein MTEGIRRQGFKNNQHQIDCWNSYLSLFDTLRRESLISWESYWRRAEAMQESVWGETSSGLSHAEKRLVHEAIAKLTTREQQVIHLIFWQDLSLSQVAERLQVTKSTTQTLKRRAIQKLRKLLSYDPRIVRDLKSSEIPIEVPKHLDTIAS from the coding sequence ATGACCGAGGGGATTCGCCGTCAAGGCTTCAAAAACAACCAACACCAGATTGACTGCTGGAATAGCTATTTAAGCCTGTTCGATACGCTCAGGCGCGAATCGCTCATTTCCTGGGAATCCTACTGGCGTCGCGCGGAAGCCATGCAGGAATCCGTCTGGGGCGAAACCAGCAGCGGTCTAAGCCATGCCGAAAAACGCCTCGTCCACGAGGCTATCGCCAAGCTGACGACGCGGGAACAGCAAGTAATCCACCTGATTTTCTGGCAAGACCTTTCACTTTCGCAGGTAGCGGAGCGGCTGCAAGTCACGAAGTCCACCACGCAGACGCTGAAACGCCGGGCGATCCAGAAGCTACGGAAGCTCTTGTCATACGATCCCCGTATAGTGAGAGACTTGAAATCTTCCGAAATCCCAATCGAAGTACCGAAACACCTCGACACCATAGCGAGCTGA
- a CDS encoding helix-turn-helix domain-containing protein: MVSNIYELKSSAIFDNRREREWLTTKEAAHFLAVSPNALRIMVHRNQIEAYKIGRRLRFKLKDCQALFQKKGA, encoded by the coding sequence ATGGTCAGCAACATTTACGAGCTGAAAAGCTCGGCGATCTTTGACAATCGAAGAGAACGCGAGTGGCTAACGACGAAGGAAGCAGCTCACTTTCTCGCGGTCAGCCCGAACGCGCTCCGAATCATGGTGCATCGAAACCAGATCGAAGCGTACAAGATCGGACGCCGACTGCGATTCAAGCTGAAGGACTGCCAGGCCCTCTTTCAAAAGAAAGGGGCCTAA
- a CDS encoding site-specific integrase → MAIRTYIENEKKLYEVYVNGRNSRGARVQRKRNGIETLRKAEQVEFELKRELAVLREEKVPLRFGEWFDECMRQMKIDKRPSTVDNYQSQIRKWVLPHWRDTEMRAITRADVHEMIFEKCAAIRTPNNRKTVLKLVKRLFEMAVDEGVIDRTPCAGIQVKASEVEQKVLTTSEAEKFLREAALADHRFYPMWALALMTGMRSGEMFALRWSDVDLDSRIIHVTRQWTSKNGYGPTKTQKSRIVPISDDLLSFLKGLKLKRGAEESVLPRFPEWENGEQARITREFCQVVGVTPIKFHDLRATFITNLLARGESLARVMSIVGHHQLKTTNGYLRKAGVEVQGGTDKLGYKLPQVGEAQILSLRQRG, encoded by the coding sequence ATGGCGATCAGAACCTATATCGAGAACGAGAAAAAGCTGTACGAAGTCTATGTGAACGGGCGCAATTCCCGCGGAGCAAGAGTCCAACGGAAACGCAATGGGATCGAAACCCTCCGCAAAGCCGAGCAGGTCGAATTTGAGCTCAAGCGCGAGCTGGCGGTGCTGCGAGAGGAAAAGGTGCCGCTCCGATTCGGTGAGTGGTTCGACGAGTGTATGCGGCAGATGAAGATCGACAAGCGACCTTCCACCGTGGACAACTACCAGAGCCAGATCCGCAAATGGGTGCTCCCGCATTGGCGGGATACCGAGATGCGGGCGATCACCAGGGCCGACGTGCATGAGATGATTTTTGAGAAGTGCGCGGCGATCCGAACGCCCAACAACCGCAAAACCGTCTTGAAGCTCGTAAAGAGGCTTTTCGAGATGGCCGTGGACGAAGGCGTGATCGACCGGACTCCCTGCGCGGGAATCCAGGTGAAGGCTTCGGAGGTGGAGCAGAAGGTGCTCACCACCTCCGAAGCCGAGAAGTTCCTGCGGGAAGCAGCTCTTGCCGATCATCGTTTCTATCCCATGTGGGCCTTGGCCCTCATGACGGGGATGCGATCGGGCGAGATGTTCGCGCTCCGCTGGAGCGACGTGGACCTGGATAGCCGGATCATTCATGTGACGCGGCAATGGACTTCCAAGAATGGGTATGGACCGACGAAAACGCAGAAATCGAGGATCGTCCCGATCTCCGACGACCTTTTGAGCTTCCTGAAAGGATTAAAGCTCAAAAGGGGCGCGGAGGAATCTGTTCTACCGAGGTTCCCGGAATGGGAGAACGGCGAGCAGGCGCGGATTACCCGAGAGTTCTGCCAGGTCGTCGGCGTCACACCTATCAAGTTTCACGATCTGAGAGCGACGTTTATCACCAACTTACTGGCCCGAGGCGAATCCTTGGCGCGTGTGATGTCCATCGTTGGGCATCACCAGCTCAAGACCACGAACGGCTATCTACGAAAAGCCGGGGTGGAGGTTCAAGGCGGTACAGATAAGCTGGGTTATAAACTTCCGCAGGTCGGTGAAGCCCAAATCCTGAGTTTGCGGCAGCGGGGCTGA